One Terriglobia bacterium genomic region harbors:
- a CDS encoding 2-oxoacid:acceptor oxidoreductase family protein, with product MSTTLNGQAPVTQKDSSSSEQKPPFPGIPTTSDGAGMVVWVETHITQGACAYPITSSTTMGGGYQAEVANGKKNLWGEELAFIEPESEHSAASTCEGFAVSGGRVTNFTSGQGLILMKEVLYTISGKRLPVVFHIGARALTSQSLNVHTGHDDVYGVADCGWGVLFARNAQEAGDLALITRRAAEETETPFLNVQDGFLTTHTIENVKLPEPELMKQFVDHPSKRTRALFDPRIPLMSGVVQNQDSYMKGKIAQRRWYDRVLPTLKAVMDEYTRLTGRKYDVVIPYRLEDADYAVVGSGSMIETGEAAVDWIRENLGIKVGLLHVTCWRPFPSIEIVEALRHCKGIAVIERLDIPMMQSNPLLAEIKAAFADSVSGTPGYPELDRVPKFFGGSAGLGSRDVRAGDYIAIVENMVSQSPRYYFSLGIKHETALPITKDPDVRSPGSFSMRGHSVGGYGSVTTNKVIATIAGEVFGMDVQAYPKYGSEKKGLPTTYYLTIAKDHIRVHSELEHVEFIPLNDVNAFNLENPLAGLSQNGMVFVQSPKTETDQIWAAVPGWARRELIQKNARVFALDTVKIAKEVSSLADLQQRMQGIVLLGAFLRVTPFTSESGISDEDLFKGVEKALRKYFGKRGERVVQDNLQAVSRGYRELMEIPRDVMLANPGKGAAVNA from the coding sequence GTGAGCACAACTCTCAACGGCCAGGCCCCTGTCACCCAGAAGGATTCATCTTCTTCAGAGCAAAAACCACCATTTCCAGGCATTCCGACGACGTCGGACGGCGCAGGAATGGTTGTCTGGGTCGAAACTCATATCACACAGGGTGCGTGCGCATATCCGATCACTTCGTCCACGACGATGGGCGGTGGTTATCAAGCCGAAGTAGCCAACGGCAAGAAGAATCTCTGGGGCGAGGAGTTGGCTTTCATCGAGCCGGAATCCGAGCACAGCGCCGCCAGCACCTGCGAAGGTTTCGCGGTCTCGGGCGGCCGCGTGACGAACTTCACATCGGGCCAGGGACTGATCCTGATGAAAGAAGTCCTGTACACGATTTCCGGCAAACGCCTGCCGGTGGTCTTTCACATCGGCGCGCGCGCGCTGACCTCGCAGTCGCTGAATGTGCACACGGGACATGACGACGTCTATGGCGTCGCGGACTGCGGCTGGGGCGTCCTCTTCGCGCGCAATGCGCAGGAAGCCGGCGACCTGGCCTTGATCACCCGCCGCGCGGCGGAGGAAACGGAAACGCCGTTCCTGAATGTGCAGGACGGATTCCTCACGACGCACACGATCGAAAACGTGAAACTGCCGGAACCCGAGTTGATGAAACAGTTCGTCGACCACCCGTCGAAGCGCACCCGCGCTTTATTCGATCCTCGAATTCCTCTGATGTCCGGCGTCGTCCAAAACCAGGACAGCTACATGAAGGGCAAGATCGCGCAGCGCCGCTGGTACGACCGCGTTCTGCCGACGCTGAAGGCCGTGATGGATGAATACACACGCCTGACGGGCCGCAAGTACGACGTCGTCATCCCTTACCGGCTCGAGGACGCGGACTATGCCGTCGTCGGATCCGGCAGCATGATCGAAACCGGCGAAGCGGCAGTCGATTGGATTCGCGAAAACCTGGGAATCAAAGTCGGCTTGCTCCACGTCACCTGCTGGAGACCGTTTCCTTCGATTGAAATCGTTGAAGCGCTGCGGCATTGCAAGGGCATCGCGGTCATCGAACGCCTCGATATTCCGATGATGCAATCGAATCCTCTGCTTGCTGAAATCAAGGCTGCATTCGCGGACTCGGTGTCCGGAACGCCGGGTTACCCTGAATTAGACCGCGTGCCGAAGTTCTTCGGCGGCTCCGCCGGTCTCGGCAGCCGCGACGTTCGGGCCGGCGACTACATCGCGATCGTCGAGAACATGGTCAGCCAGAGCCCGCGCTATTACTTCTCGCTTGGAATCAAGCATGAGACGGCGCTTCCGATCACCAAAGACCCCGACGTCCGCTCTCCCGGATCCTTCTCGATGCGCGGCCACTCGGTCGGCGGGTACGGTTCGGTAACGACGAACAAGGTCATCGCGACCATCGCCGGCGAAGTATTCGGCATGGACGTGCAGGCATATCCGAAGTACGGATCGGAAAAGAAAGGTTTGCCGACCACCTACTACCTCACGATCGCGAAAGATCACATCCGCGTCCACTCCGAACTGGAACACGTGGAATTCATTCCTCTCAACGACGTCAACGCCTTCAATCTCGAAAATCCTCTGGCCGGCCTCTCGCAGAACGGAATGGTTTTTGTGCAGAGCCCGAAAACCGAGACCGATCAGATCTGGGCGGCGGTTCCGGGCTGGGCGCGGCGCGAACTGATTCAGAAGAACGCCAGGGTGTTCGCTCTCGATACGGTAAAAATCGCGAAGGAAGTTTCGTCGCTGGCCGACCTCCAGCAGCGCATGCAGGGCATCGTGCTGCTTGGCGCGTTCCTGCGCGTCACGCCGTTCACCTCCGAAAGCGGCATCAGTGATGAAGACCTGTTCAAGGGCGTCGAAAAAGCGCTGAGAAAGTATTTCGGTAAACGGGGCGAACGCGTGGTGCAAGATAACCTGCAGGCTGTTTCGCGCGGTTACCGCGAGTTGATGGAGATTCCACGTGACGTCATGTTGGCGAACCCCGGCAAGGGCGCCGCAGTGAACGCATAG
- the argJ gene encoding bifunctional glutamate N-acetyltransferase/amino-acid acetyltransferase ArgJ, which yields MVVQGFTLSAVSAGIKAGGALDLALILSDRPAATAAVFTQNTFIAAPLVVSKKHLQDSGHRIRAVLVNSGNANAATGEAGLRDAQATAEALAEQIGCKRNEIVVSSTGVIGRALPVDRIRAAIPKAISSLQPENLELLARGIMTTDTVPKIATAEVGGAKIAGVAKGAGMIHPDMATMLSFIMTDAEISHDELDAALRYAVQRSFNSISIDGDTSTNDMVVVMANGASGRRPDPAQFRESLLNVCTSLATAIVRDGEGATKFVELTIEGAPGDEAAHTIGRTIIRSPLVKTAIYGADPNFGRIVGAIGNSGVSLSSDRVDIFIGGIPISASTLEAARAKLKEKEIQIRVVLHSGQGSAKVWTCDLTEGYIHINADYTT from the coding sequence ATGGTTGTACAGGGATTCACACTGTCGGCCGTGTCCGCCGGCATCAAGGCCGGCGGCGCGCTCGATCTGGCGCTGATTCTTTCCGACAGGCCGGCTGCAACCGCGGCGGTCTTTACTCAGAACACATTCATTGCCGCGCCACTCGTCGTTTCAAAAAAGCATCTGCAGGATAGCGGCCACCGGATTCGCGCGGTGCTGGTCAATTCCGGAAATGCCAACGCCGCGACGGGCGAGGCCGGACTGCGCGACGCGCAGGCCACCGCCGAGGCGCTGGCGGAGCAGATCGGATGCAAGCGAAACGAAATTGTCGTGTCGTCGACCGGTGTGATCGGACGGGCATTGCCGGTGGACAGGATCCGGGCAGCGATTCCGAAAGCGATTTCCTCGCTGCAGCCGGAGAATCTGGAACTGCTCGCGCGCGGCATCATGACGACCGACACGGTTCCGAAGATCGCCACCGCCGAAGTTGGAGGCGCAAAGATTGCCGGCGTGGCAAAAGGCGCGGGGATGATCCACCCGGACATGGCCACGATGCTTTCGTTCATCATGACCGACGCCGAAATTTCCCACGATGAACTGGATGCGGCGCTGCGCTATGCCGTGCAACGGTCATTCAACTCCATCTCGATCGACGGCGACACCTCGACGAACGACATGGTTGTCGTCATGGCCAATGGCGCATCCGGCCGGCGCCCCGATCCGGCGCAATTCCGCGAGAGCTTGTTGAATGTCTGCACCAGCCTCGCCACTGCGATCGTCCGCGACGGCGAGGGCGCCACCAAATTCGTCGAACTCACGATCGAAGGCGCGCCGGGCGACGAAGCAGCGCATACCATCGGCAGGACCATCATCAGGTCGCCGCTGGTGAAGACGGCAATTTACGGAGCGGATCCGAATTTCGGCCGCATCGTCGGCGCGATCGGGAACTCGGGCGTCTCCCTTTCATCGGATCGGGTGGACATCTTTATAGGCGGGATACCCATCTCGGCTTCCACGCTGGAAGCGGCACGCGCAAAATTAAAGGAGAAGGAGATTCAGATCCGGGTCGTCCTTCATTCCGGCCAGGGCTCGGCAAAGGTGTGGACCTGCGATCTGACGGAGGGCTATATCCACATCAATGCGGACTACACGACGTGA
- a CDS encoding pitrilysin family protein, producing the protein MPAKRIASFAAIFMLSITLSAQTLPSGVTKGASMAGITEYTYPNGLRVLLLPDSGSSTLTVNIVYLVGSRHEGYGETGMAHLLEHINFIKSTHDRDIKKELEDHGARWNGTTDYDRTNYYETVNASDENLKWALGLEAERMVNMRMEKALLDTEMTVVRNEFERGENNVQEVLDERVMSTAYLWHNYGKSVIGSRADIERVPIERLAAFKTKFYQPDNAVLVVAGRIDPSKTLDMIASSLGALPRPTRKLDDMYTVEPPQDGERSVELRRVGKGKNLVIAYHGPSMAHPDAASLEVMSGILSGRGGVGRLDKALVDTKKALNVNMSVGEMHDPGLVQISATLSDDQSLDDVKKIILDNVGRLSTEPPTKEEVERARTRIIQGMDRTFANSQQLAMNLTETIADGDWRLLFTNYEELKRVSSEDVQQVAKTYFKNSNRTIGMFIPDAAPDRTTVADAPALDALLRSYTPDIKVDTGEAIDPSPAVIEKRIKRSTLPGGFRLALLPKATRGNRVQADLTLRFGDETSLAGQAAVAQLTDALLMRGTKTRSRQQLQDEMQKLNATINVRGGGLGSAGASISTTAENLIPAIRLAAEILRNPAFPESDFEQIRNQRVAQIERGRTEPGTLVSEALQANISPYPRTDVRHIRTIDEEIEDLKKVTLDDVKKFHEKFYGASQGELTVVGKFETAEVEGIAADLLGSWKSSAPYKRIVNNYKDVQHINTKIETPDKENAQLSAAIRLRMKDTDQDYAAMVMANFMFGGTITARLPDRVRNREGFSYSVSSSFGAPTDGDAAVFSAAAIENPVNAPKVEASLVDELTKTLRDGFTAAELTAAKKSIRDQRTESRSGDAGLLNLIASREQYGRTLAWDQDMDAKLEALTLDQVNAAFRRHVTVAALSIVKGGDFKRAKVYQ; encoded by the coding sequence ATGCCTGCGAAACGCATCGCATCATTCGCCGCGATCTTCATGCTCAGCATCACGCTTTCCGCCCAGACGCTGCCCAGCGGCGTCACCAAGGGCGCATCGATGGCGGGAATCACCGAATACACCTATCCCAATGGGCTGCGGGTCCTGCTGCTGCCTGATTCCGGCAGCAGCACGCTTACCGTCAACATTGTTTATCTCGTCGGATCGCGGCATGAGGGTTACGGCGAAACGGGAATGGCGCATCTGCTCGAACACATCAATTTCATCAAGAGCACGCATGACCGCGACATCAAGAAGGAGCTGGAAGACCACGGCGCCCGCTGGAACGGTACGACGGATTACGACCGCACCAATTACTACGAAACGGTGAATGCCTCGGATGAAAACCTGAAATGGGCTCTTGGTCTGGAAGCGGAGCGCATGGTGAACATGCGCATGGAAAAGGCGCTCCTCGATACGGAGATGACCGTCGTCCGCAACGAATTCGAACGCGGAGAGAACAACGTTCAGGAGGTTCTCGATGAGCGGGTGATGTCGACCGCCTACCTCTGGCACAACTACGGCAAGTCCGTCATCGGCTCGCGCGCGGATATCGAGCGCGTGCCGATCGAGCGGCTCGCCGCGTTCAAAACCAAGTTCTACCAGCCGGACAATGCGGTGCTTGTGGTTGCCGGCCGGATCGATCCATCGAAGACACTCGATATGATTGCCTCGTCCCTCGGCGCGCTTCCGCGGCCCACGCGGAAGCTGGACGATATGTACACCGTCGAGCCGCCGCAGGATGGCGAACGGTCGGTTGAGCTTCGCAGAGTCGGAAAAGGAAAGAACCTCGTCATTGCTTATCACGGTCCGTCGATGGCGCATCCGGACGCGGCTTCACTCGAAGTCATGTCGGGCATTCTCTCCGGAAGAGGCGGAGTGGGACGGCTGGACAAAGCGCTCGTGGACACGAAGAAAGCGCTGAACGTCAATATGTCGGTGGGCGAGATGCATGATCCGGGGCTGGTCCAGATCAGTGCCACCCTCAGCGACGATCAGTCGCTGGACGATGTCAAGAAAATCATCCTCGATAATGTCGGCCGCCTCTCGACCGAACCGCCAACTAAAGAGGAAGTCGAACGCGCCAGGACCCGGATCATCCAGGGCATGGACCGTACTTTCGCAAACTCTCAGCAACTCGCGATGAACCTGACCGAGACGATTGCCGACGGCGACTGGCGTCTCCTGTTCACCAATTATGAAGAGCTGAAACGGGTCAGCTCCGAGGATGTCCAGCAGGTTGCAAAGACATACTTCAAGAATTCGAACCGGACCATCGGCATGTTCATTCCGGACGCCGCGCCGGACCGCACCACTGTAGCGGATGCTCCGGCGCTGGATGCGCTTCTCCGGTCCTATACCCCCGACATCAAAGTCGATACCGGCGAAGCGATCGATCCTTCTCCAGCGGTGATCGAAAAGCGCATCAAACGTTCAACTCTTCCGGGCGGCTTCCGGCTGGCGCTGCTGCCCAAAGCCACACGAGGCAACCGCGTTCAGGCCGATTTGACGCTTCGCTTTGGCGATGAAACATCGCTGGCGGGACAGGCTGCCGTCGCGCAGCTGACCGACGCCCTGCTGATGCGGGGAACCAAAACCAGGAGCCGCCAGCAGCTGCAGGACGAAATGCAAAAACTCAACGCCACGATCAATGTCCGGGGCGGCGGCCTCGGCAGCGCGGGCGCGAGCATTTCGACCACGGCGGAGAACCTGATTCCCGCCATTCGTCTTGCGGCGGAGATTCTTCGCAATCCGGCGTTTCCCGAATCCGATTTCGAACAGATCCGCAATCAACGTGTCGCGCAGATCGAACGCGGCCGCACGGAGCCGGGGACGCTGGTGTCGGAAGCTCTGCAGGCCAACATCAGTCCTTATCCGCGGACCGATGTGCGGCACATCCGGACGATCGATGAAGAAATCGAGGATCTCAAAAAAGTCACGCTGGACGACGTGAAGAAATTTCACGAAAAATTCTATGGCGCGTCACAAGGTGAACTGACGGTTGTCGGTAAGTTCGAGACTGCCGAGGTGGAAGGCATCGCTGCGGACCTGCTGGGTTCGTGGAAGAGTTCCGCACCATACAAGAGGATCGTGAACAACTACAAAGATGTTCAGCACATCAATACGAAGATCGAAACTCCGGACAAGGAGAATGCGCAGCTGTCCGCGGCCATCCGTCTTCGCATGAAGGATACCGACCAGGATTACGCCGCAATGGTCATGGCCAACTTCATGTTCGGGGGTACGATTACGGCGCGGCTACCCGATCGCGTTCGCAACCGGGAGGGCTTCAGCTACAGTGTTTCATCGAGCTTTGGCGCGCCCACGGACGGCGACGCCGCCGTGTTCTCCGCTGCCGCCATCGAGAATCCGGTGAATGCGCCCAAAGTGGAAGCGAGTCTTGTCGACGAATTGACCAAAACTCTGCGCGACGGCTTCACCGCCGCCGAACTGACGGCTGCAAAAAAATCGATTCGTGATCAGCGCACGGAGTCGCGTTCGGGCGATGCGGGTCTTCTCAACCTGATTGCTTCGCGCGAACAATACGGGCGCACTCTGGCCTGGGACCAGGACATGGATGCGAAGCTCGAAGCATTGACCTTGGATCAGGTCAACGCAGCGTTCCGCCGCCACGTCACTGTTGCGGCGCTTTCGATTGTGAAGGGCGGCGATTTCAAGCGCGCCAAGGTATATCAATAA
- a CDS encoding thiamine pyrophosphate-dependent enzyme: MNEFDVPVEELAEDIRLNVVDVADFNERVVGAYEKGTAEKGLAADDAVGRSIIPAATGAFRDFSYIAPDIPLFITENCVGCMDCVTECPDTAILGKVAEPATLEERLSKVEDPEMRDSMAKQWAVTNKYFNVIEKKNPGGGGKFGIFIDPTKCKGCAECVDACGDHNALKMIPKDDKNMDWFKTAFNFYRGMPETPKKYINEKALSDMMLAERSLLYVGGAGSCMGCGEATAIRMMLAATGFVYGKENIGMVAATGCNTVYTSTYPYNPYEIAWTNSLFENAPAVAMGVRAKWDTNGWHKKRLWIIGGDGAMNDIGFQSLSRMLAAGMDIKVIVLDTQVYSNTGGQTSTSSFKGQDAKMSFHGKTIPGKKENRKELANICMMHKDVYVAQTTCAHPNHFYKAVMDANEYPGPAIVNVFTTCQPEHGVGDNMAEHQAKLAADSRSFPIFIYDPRKGSRFKERLSLAGNPNMKEDWYVNPKTGEPTDFIAFARSEGRFSKHFDKDGNPSATLLASNQERLENWRLLQELAGVK, from the coding sequence ATGAACGAATTCGATGTACCCGTTGAAGAACTTGCCGAAGACATTCGATTGAATGTCGTCGACGTCGCGGACTTCAACGAGCGCGTGGTTGGCGCTTATGAAAAAGGCACTGCGGAAAAAGGCCTCGCGGCCGATGATGCCGTCGGCCGCAGCATCATTCCGGCCGCCACCGGAGCATTTCGGGACTTCAGCTACATCGCTCCCGACATCCCGTTGTTCATCACGGAAAACTGTGTCGGCTGCATGGACTGCGTGACCGAGTGCCCCGATACCGCGATTCTCGGAAAGGTCGCGGAGCCGGCCACACTCGAAGAACGGCTTTCCAAGGTCGAAGATCCTGAAATGCGCGACAGCATGGCGAAGCAGTGGGCTGTCACGAACAAGTATTTCAACGTCATCGAAAAGAAAAATCCGGGCGGCGGCGGAAAGTTCGGCATCTTCATCGATCCCACGAAGTGCAAGGGCTGTGCGGAGTGCGTCGACGCCTGCGGCGATCACAATGCCTTGAAGATGATCCCGAAAGACGACAAGAACATGGACTGGTTCAAGACCGCGTTCAACTTCTACCGCGGCATGCCCGAGACGCCGAAGAAATACATCAACGAGAAGGCTCTCTCCGACATGATGCTGGCCGAACGCTCTCTGCTCTACGTCGGCGGCGCGGGATCCTGCATGGGATGCGGTGAAGCCACGGCGATCCGCATGATGCTGGCGGCGACCGGCTTCGTTTACGGCAAGGAAAACATCGGCATGGTCGCGGCCACAGGCTGCAACACGGTGTATACCTCCACCTACCCTTACAATCCGTATGAGATCGCGTGGACCAATTCCCTTTTCGAAAACGCTCCGGCAGTCGCCATGGGCGTGCGGGCGAAATGGGACACCAACGGCTGGCACAAAAAGCGGCTGTGGATCATCGGCGGCGACGGCGCCATGAACGATATCGGATTCCAGTCCCTGTCGCGCATGCTCGCGGCCGGAATGGACATCAAAGTCATCGTTCTGGATACCCAGGTCTATTCGAATACCGGCGGCCAGACCTCGACCAGTTCGTTCAAGGGCCAGGACGCCAAGATGAGCTTCCACGGCAAAACGATCCCCGGCAAGAAGGAGAACCGGAAGGAACTCGCAAACATCTGCATGATGCACAAGGATGTTTACGTCGCGCAGACCACCTGCGCGCATCCCAACCACTTCTATAAGGCCGTGATGGATGCCAACGAATATCCGGGTCCCGCCATCGTGAACGTCTTCACGACGTGCCAGCCGGAACATGGAGTTGGCGACAACATGGCCGAGCATCAGGCGAAACTGGCCGCCGATTCACGCTCCTTCCCGATCTTTATTTACGATCCGCGCAAGGGCTCACGATTCAAAGAACGGCTCAGCCTTGCGGGCAACCCGAACATGAAGGAAGACTGGTACGTGAATCCGAAGACCGGTGAACCGACGGATTTCATCGCGTTTGCCCGCTCCGAGGGCCGGTTCTCGAAACACTTCGATAAGGATGGCAATCCTTCCGCGACGCTTCTTGCGTCAAATCAGGAACGGCTCGAAAACTGGAGACTGTTGCAGGAACTCGCGGGAGTGAAGTAA